In one Lysobacter alkalisoli genomic region, the following are encoded:
- a CDS encoding efflux RND transporter periplasmic adaptor subunit: MNPHFTPIASSSRRLARSGTGLPLLALTLSLGISLVLAGCGSQASTAEHMPPPEVSIAEVVSREVQPWDEFTGRVSAVESVELRPRVSGYVERVAFKEGQEVAKGDLLFVIDQRRYRADLDRAQAQLAQARSESELARTQHARAQSLVEAKAISTEEFESRRAGRSQAEAAVRAAEAAVANARLDLQFTEVRAPISGRAGRALVTAGNLAQADATVLTTLVSLDPVHVHFEADEQTWQRYAAQAGEQRAVQDNAVRVGLGGEGGEDRFRHAGKVDFVDNQIDSGTGTIRVRAVVPNPDRLLTPGLFARVRMQGRDRHQALLIDDQAVLTDQDRKFVYVLGEGNAAERRDITLGRASGDLREVSAGLAPGDKVIVHGVQKVFFPGMPVSPTTIEMGGAPQVASAGSGPAGPAGGGQ, translated from the coding sequence ATGAACCCCCACTTCACTCCCATCGCTTCATCGTCCCGGCGCCTTGCGCGCTCCGGGACCGGATTGCCCCTGCTCGCGCTGACCTTGAGCCTGGGCATCAGCCTGGTGCTGGCCGGTTGCGGCAGCCAGGCTTCCACCGCCGAGCACATGCCACCACCTGAAGTCAGCATCGCCGAGGTCGTCAGCCGCGAGGTACAGCCCTGGGACGAGTTCACCGGCCGCGTCAGCGCGGTCGAGTCGGTCGAACTGCGTCCGCGCGTGAGCGGCTATGTCGAGCGCGTCGCGTTCAAGGAAGGGCAGGAGGTGGCCAAGGGCGACCTGCTGTTCGTGATCGACCAGCGCCGCTACCGTGCCGATCTCGATCGCGCCCAGGCGCAACTGGCGCAGGCGCGCAGCGAGTCCGAACTGGCGCGGACCCAGCATGCCCGCGCGCAGTCGCTGGTCGAGGCCAAGGCGATCTCGACCGAGGAGTTCGAATCACGTCGCGCAGGCCGTTCGCAGGCCGAAGCGGCGGTGCGCGCGGCCGAGGCCGCGGTCGCCAATGCGCGCCTGGATCTGCAGTTCACCGAGGTGCGGGCGCCGATTTCCGGCCGTGCCGGGCGCGCGCTGGTCACCGCCGGCAACCTCGCCCAGGCCGATGCGACGGTGTTGACCACCCTGGTGTCGCTCGATCCGGTCCACGTCCATTTCGAGGCCGACGAGCAGACCTGGCAGCGCTATGCCGCCCAGGCCGGCGAGCAGCGCGCGGTGCAGGACAACGCGGTCCGGGTCGGCCTGGGCGGCGAGGGCGGTGAAGACCGTTTCAGGCATGCCGGCAAGGTCGACTTCGTCGACAACCAGATCGACAGCGGCACCGGCACGATCCGGGTCCGTGCAGTGGTGCCCAATCCCGACCGGCTGTTGACCCCGGGGCTGTTCGCACGTGTCCGGATGCAGGGGCGCGACAGGCACCAGGCGCTGCTGATCGACGACCAGGCCGTGCTCACCGACCAGGACCGCAAGTTCGTCTATGTGCTGGGCGAGGGCAACGCCGCCGAGCGCCGCGACATCACCCTTGGCCGCGCGTCCGGCGACCTGCGCGAGGTCAGCGCCGGCCTGGCGCCGGGCGACAAGGTGATCGTGCATGGCGTGCAGAAGGTGTTCTTCCCGGGCATGCCGGTGTCGCCGACCACGATCGAGATGGGCGGCGCACCGCAGGTCGCAAGTGCCGGCTCCGGACCGGCTGGGCCCGCCGGAGGCGGTCAGTGA
- a CDS encoding oxygen-binding di-iron domain-containing protein: protein MSPVQPVAGDWSVLPSWLPVPGMGVLAANSFLLRGRQPMLVDTGLLAVSDAYIAALTEAIDPADLRWIWISHLDADHVGNLDRVTALAPNATVLTSFLGAGKMQVAGMDASRVQTIEPGTRIDLGDRELVPLRPPYYDAPETLGFFDLHDRVLFAADAFGAVLPDAAERYADIPRHALAEGLRNWSSLDAPWLSQIDPRRFAASLAAVGCLTPLATLTGHLPPVTGDLGPLLEDVHDAWCRPAAADPALMPFSLESALAAVAAGSSRARGDARLHDIAAPGPSVQATATPASLAR, encoded by the coding sequence ATGTCCCCTGTCCAACCGGTCGCCGGCGACTGGTCGGTACTGCCCTCCTGGCTTCCAGTGCCCGGGATGGGCGTCCTTGCGGCCAACAGCTTCCTGCTGCGCGGCCGCCAGCCGATGCTGGTCGACACCGGTCTGCTCGCCGTAAGTGACGCCTACATCGCGGCATTGACCGAGGCGATCGACCCCGCAGATCTGCGCTGGATCTGGATCAGCCACCTCGACGCCGACCATGTCGGCAACCTCGACCGTGTGACCGCCTTGGCGCCAAACGCAACGGTGCTCACAAGCTTCCTCGGTGCCGGCAAGATGCAGGTGGCGGGGATGGACGCCTCCCGCGTCCAGACGATCGAGCCCGGTACCCGGATCGACCTGGGCGACCGCGAGCTGGTCCCGCTGCGGCCGCCCTACTACGACGCACCGGAAACGCTCGGTTTCTTCGATCTCCACGACCGTGTGCTGTTCGCCGCCGATGCGTTCGGGGCGGTGCTGCCCGATGCGGCCGAGCGCTACGCGGACATTCCGCGGCACGCACTCGCCGAAGGGTTGCGCAACTGGTCGTCGCTGGACGCGCCATGGCTTTCGCAGATCGACCCACGACGCTTTGCCGCGTCGCTGGCTGCCGTGGGCTGTCTCACTCCCCTGGCGACGCTGACGGGCCACCTGCCGCCGGTGACCGGCGACCTCGGCCCACTCCTCGAGGATGTCCACGATGCCTGGTGCCGGCCGGCCGCGGCGGACCCGGCGCTGATGCCGTTCAGCCTCGAAAGCGCCCTGGCCGCAGTCGCGGCCGGATCATCGCGCGCAAGGGGAGATGCCCGGTTGCATGACATCGCTGCCCCCGGACCCTCCGTGCAGGCGACGGCCACGCCCGCTTCGCTGGCCAGGTGA
- a CDS encoding FdhF/YdeP family oxidoreductase: MSKKTIRKYDGPAGGWGALKSVATHLLEQDIPLRGARTLLKANQPDGFDCPGCAWPDRDHTSTFEFCENGAKAVAAESTRHRAGPELFAQYTVSQLAGYSDYWLEDQGRLTTPMRYDAASDRYLPVGWDQAFALIAAHLNGLASPDEAIFYTSGRTSNEAAFLYQLFVREFGTNNFPDCSNMCHEPSGVALKHQIGVGKGTVSLHDFELADAIFIFGQNPGTNHPRMLGELREASRRGARIVSFNPLRERGLERFADPKDTLQMLHYGSTPISSDYCQLRIGGDLAAVKGMIKHVLERDAEALLEGRASLLDRAFIAEHTTGFDAFAASVAAESWDVIVAESGLSEAQLRHAGDIYLGADKVICCWGMGITQHKHSVATIQMIVNLLLLRGHLGRPGAGACPVRGHSNVQGDRTMMIYEKPPQDFLDRLQAVFGFEPPREDGYDTIGAIEAMRDGRARTFFAMGGNFATATPDTDATHRALRNCDLTVHVTTKLNRSHLVHGRDALILPCLGRTEIDVQEAGPQAVTVEDSMSMVHLSAGINPPASDALLSEPAIVARLAEATLGGRSRIPWRWLVCDYDRIRDLVAQVFDDFQDFNARVRVPGGFRLSNTARDRVWVNPAGRAVFCAHAVPTDNPIHRARARNPDRPVFNLSTLRSHDQYNTTIYGLNDRYRGVFGERRVLFIHADDIAALGMRAGDRVDLESLAEDGVRRMARRFMLVAYDIPRGCLSAYYPETNALVPLSSFADEARTPTSKSIPVVVLPHRPDPEADAPAQRDIPATVVN; the protein is encoded by the coding sequence ATGAGCAAGAAGACGATCCGCAAATACGACGGCCCCGCCGGCGGTTGGGGCGCGCTCAAGAGCGTCGCCACCCACCTGCTCGAACAGGACATCCCGCTACGGGGTGCCAGGACCCTGCTCAAGGCCAACCAGCCCGACGGCTTCGACTGCCCCGGCTGCGCCTGGCCCGATCGCGACCACACCTCTACCTTCGAGTTCTGCGAGAACGGCGCCAAGGCGGTAGCGGCCGAGTCGACCAGGCACCGCGCCGGACCGGAGCTGTTCGCGCAATACACGGTGTCGCAACTGGCCGGCTACAGCGACTACTGGCTGGAGGACCAGGGCCGCCTGACCACGCCGATGCGCTACGACGCTGCCAGCGACCGCTACCTGCCGGTGGGCTGGGACCAGGCTTTCGCGCTGATCGCCGCCCACCTCAACGGGCTGGCGTCGCCGGACGAGGCGATCTTCTACACCTCCGGCCGCACCAGCAACGAGGCGGCGTTCCTGTACCAGCTGTTCGTGCGCGAGTTCGGTACCAACAACTTTCCCGACTGCTCCAACATGTGTCACGAGCCCTCGGGCGTGGCGCTCAAGCATCAGATCGGCGTCGGCAAGGGCACGGTGTCGCTGCACGATTTCGAACTCGCCGATGCGATCTTCATCTTCGGCCAGAATCCCGGCACCAACCATCCGCGCATGCTCGGGGAGCTGCGCGAGGCCTCCAGGCGCGGTGCCCGGATCGTCTCGTTCAACCCGCTGCGCGAACGCGGGCTGGAGCGCTTCGCCGATCCCAAGGACACGCTGCAGATGCTGCATTACGGTTCGACGCCGATCTCGTCGGACTACTGCCAGCTCCGGATCGGCGGCGACCTGGCGGCGGTGAAGGGCATGATCAAGCACGTGCTCGAACGTGATGCCGAGGCATTGCTGGAGGGGCGCGCCTCCCTGCTCGACCGTGCCTTCATCGCCGAACACACGACCGGCTTCGACGCCTTCGCCGCCAGCGTGGCGGCCGAAAGCTGGGACGTCATCGTCGCCGAGTCGGGTCTGTCCGAGGCGCAGCTGCGCCATGCCGGCGACATCTATCTGGGCGCGGACAAGGTGATCTGCTGCTGGGGCATGGGCATCACCCAGCACAAGCATTCGGTCGCCACCATCCAGATGATCGTCAACCTGCTGCTGCTGCGTGGTCACCTCGGCCGTCCCGGCGCCGGGGCCTGCCCGGTGCGCGGGCACAGCAACGTGCAGGGCGACCGCACGATGATGATCTACGAGAAGCCGCCGCAGGACTTCCTCGACCGCCTGCAGGCGGTGTTCGGCTTCGAGCCGCCACGCGAGGACGGCTACGACACCATCGGCGCGATCGAGGCGATGCGCGACGGCCGCGCCAGGACGTTCTTCGCCATGGGCGGCAACTTCGCCACCGCCACGCCCGACACCGACGCCACCCATCGCGCGCTGCGCAACTGCGATCTCACCGTGCACGTGACCACCAAGCTCAACCGCAGTCACCTGGTGCACGGCCGCGACGCGCTGATCCTGCCGTGCCTGGGCCGCACCGAGATCGATGTGCAGGAGGCCGGACCGCAGGCGGTCACGGTCGAGGATTCGATGAGCATGGTGCACCTGTCGGCCGGCATCAATCCGCCGGCCTCGGACGCGCTGCTGTCGGAGCCGGCGATCGTCGCCCGCCTGGCCGAGGCGACGCTGGGCGGACGCAGCCGGATACCGTGGCGCTGGCTGGTCTGCGACTACGACCGCATCCGCGACCTGGTCGCGCAGGTGTTCGACGACTTCCAGGACTTCAATGCCCGCGTACGCGTGCCCGGCGGCTTCCGCCTGTCCAACACGGCGCGCGATCGGGTCTGGGTCAATCCGGCTGGGCGGGCCGTGTTCTGCGCCCATGCGGTGCCGACCGACAATCCGATCCACCGTGCCCGCGCGCGCAACCCGGACCGACCGGTGTTCAACCTGAGCACGCTGCGCTCGCACGACCAGTACAACACCACCATCTACGGCCTCAACGACCGCTATCGCGGCGTGTTCGGCGAGCGCCGGGTGCTGTTCATCCACGCCGACGACATTGCCGCGCTGGGCATGCGGGCCGGCGACCGGGTCGACCTGGAAAGCCTGGCCGAGGACGGCGTGCGGCGCATGGCCAGACGCTTCATGTTGGTCGCCTACGACATCCCGCGCGGCTGCCTGTCCGCGTACTACCCGGAAACCAACGCCCTGGTGCCGCTGTCGAGCTTCGCCGACGAGGCGCGCACGCCGACCTCCAAGTCGATCCCGGTCGTGGTGCTGCCGCACCGGCCGGATCCGGAGGCCGATGCGCCGGCCCAGCGCGACATTCCCGCCACCGTCGTGAATTGA
- a CDS encoding TetR/AcrR family transcriptional regulator: protein MSTTPPGKRSYAKRKRQESQDETRQRIVEASMHLHEEIGPRATTISAIAQRAGVTRLTVYRHFPDETAVFQACTSHWLSLNPPPAPSAWAGVTDPYQRADAAIAAFHRYYASTTAMWMAAHRDVADVPALQGPMAEFSALVDEIADDLFRQFKVRRHRVQLQATLRHVLAFTTWASLQRLGLDDPGKTKLARAWIAAVT from the coding sequence ATGAGCACGACACCCCCCGGAAAGCGTTCGTACGCCAAGCGCAAACGCCAGGAAAGCCAGGACGAGACGCGCCAGCGCATCGTCGAGGCGTCCATGCACCTGCATGAGGAAATCGGCCCCCGCGCCACCACGATCAGTGCCATCGCCCAACGCGCCGGGGTCACCCGGCTCACCGTCTACCGTCATTTCCCGGACGAAACCGCGGTGTTCCAGGCCTGCACGTCGCACTGGCTGTCGTTGAACCCGCCGCCGGCCCCTTCGGCCTGGGCGGGGGTGACCGATCCGTACCAACGGGCCGATGCGGCGATTGCCGCCTTCCATCGCTACTACGCATCGACGACGGCGATGTGGATGGCCGCGCATCGCGATGTCGCCGATGTACCGGCTCTGCAGGGCCCGATGGCCGAGTTCTCCGCTCTTGTCGACGAGATCGCGGACGACCTGTTCCGTCAGTTCAAGGTGCGCCGGCATCGCGTCCAGTTGCAGGCGACGCTACGCCACGTGCTGGCATTCACGACCTGGGCGTCACTGCAGCGACTGGGGCTCGACGACCCCGGAAAGACCAAGCTGGCACGCGCCTGGATCGCCGCGGTGACCTAG
- a CDS encoding efflux RND transporter permease subunit, protein MDFSKFFIDRPIFAAVLSIIIFAVGLIAIPILPMSEYPNVAPPSVMVRTVYPGANPKVIAETVATPLEEAINGVEDMMYVKSVAGSDGVLQLTVTFRPGTDPDDAAVKVQNRVAQAQARLPEDVRRQGVTVQKQSPTFLMVVHLTSPEGKYDLLYLRNYARLHVKDSLARIRGVGDAQIFGGGDYAMRAWLDPDAIASRGLTAGDVVRAMREQNVQVSAGQLGAEPMPDSRFLTLINAQGRLATEEEFGDIVVKSGGDGELVRLRDVARLELGASDYTLRSQLDGNEAVAIGVFEAPGANALQIRDEVIATMDELATRFPEGIEYRSIYDTTVFVRDSIKSVIKTLFEAVLLVALVVILFLQTWRASLIPLLAVPVSVVGTFAVLYLLGYSINTLTLFGLVLAIGIVVDDAIVVVENVERHIEDGATPLEAAHMAMKEVSGPIIAIGLVLCAVFVPMAFLTGVTGDFYRQFAVTIAISTVISTINSLTLSPALAAMLLKPHDAPKDRLGRLIDRLFGRVFRPFNRFFGRSSDRYQKSVARSLGRRGGVFAVYAGLLLATGLMFQWVPAGFIPVQDKMYLMAGVNLPAGASLSRTNELLDKVAEIAMEDEDVIHTVPFPGLNPLQFTNTPNWGVAFLTLKPFGERKRTAEQINADINQKIAGLQEGLTFSFMPPPIQGLGNGSGYQLFVQDRAGLGYGALQEAVNAFQGAVAQTPGMGFPITSYQANVPQLDAIVDRTKAKAQGVQLTELFDTLQTYLGSAYVNDFNQFGRTWQVIAQADAPFRDSVEDIANLRTRNDRGEMVPIGSMVSVRETFGPDPVLRYNGYPAADLAGESDPRVLSSAQAMDRLTEMGAAVLPNGMSFEWTDLSFQQANQSKAALIIFPLAVMLVFLVLAALYESWTLPLAIILIVPMCMLSAMLGVWATGGDNNIFVQVGLVVLIALACKNAILIVEFARELEQQGMGIVEAALEACRLRLRPIIMTSITFTAAVVPLVLAGGAGAEVRQALGIAVFFGMLGVTAFGLFLTPVFYVALRKWAERGKTREPAALPHGDDVETSHA, encoded by the coding sequence ATGGACTTCTCCAAGTTCTTCATCGACCGGCCGATCTTCGCCGCGGTGCTGTCGATCATCATCTTCGCGGTCGGCCTGATCGCGATCCCGATCCTGCCGATGAGCGAGTACCCGAATGTCGCGCCGCCATCGGTGATGGTGCGCACCGTGTACCCGGGCGCGAACCCCAAGGTGATCGCCGAGACCGTGGCGACGCCGCTGGAGGAAGCGATCAACGGCGTCGAGGACATGATGTACGTCAAGTCGGTCGCCGGCTCCGATGGCGTGCTGCAACTCACCGTGACCTTCCGTCCGGGCACCGATCCGGACGACGCCGCGGTCAAGGTGCAGAACCGCGTCGCCCAGGCGCAGGCGCGACTGCCCGAAGACGTGCGCCGGCAGGGCGTGACCGTGCAGAAGCAGTCGCCGACCTTCCTGATGGTGGTGCACCTGACCTCGCCCGAGGGCAAGTACGACCTGCTGTACCTGCGCAACTACGCCCGCCTGCACGTCAAGGATTCGCTGGCGCGGATCCGCGGCGTCGGCGACGCGCAGATCTTCGGCGGCGGCGACTACGCGATGCGCGCCTGGCTCGACCCCGACGCGATCGCCTCGCGCGGGCTCACCGCCGGCGACGTGGTGCGGGCGATGCGCGAGCAGAACGTTCAGGTATCGGCCGGCCAGCTCGGCGCCGAACCGATGCCCGACAGTCGCTTCCTGACCCTGATCAACGCCCAGGGCCGGCTCGCCACCGAGGAGGAGTTCGGCGACATCGTGGTCAAGAGCGGCGGCGACGGCGAGCTGGTGCGCCTGCGCGACGTCGCCCGCCTGGAGCTGGGCGCGAGCGACTACACCCTGCGCTCGCAACTCGACGGCAACGAGGCGGTCGCGATCGGCGTGTTCGAAGCGCCGGGCGCGAATGCGCTGCAGATCCGCGACGAGGTGATCGCGACCATGGACGAGCTCGCCACCCGCTTCCCGGAAGGCATCGAGTACCGGTCGATCTACGACACCACGGTGTTCGTGCGCGACTCGATCAAGTCGGTGATCAAGACCCTGTTCGAGGCGGTGCTGCTGGTCGCGCTGGTGGTGATCCTGTTTCTGCAGACCTGGCGCGCCTCGCTGATCCCGCTGCTGGCGGTGCCGGTGTCGGTGGTCGGTACCTTCGCCGTGCTGTACCTGCTCGGCTACTCGATCAACACGCTGACGCTGTTCGGCCTGGTGCTGGCGATCGGCATCGTGGTCGACGACGCCATCGTGGTGGTGGAGAACGTCGAGCGCCATATCGAGGACGGCGCGACCCCGCTGGAAGCCGCGCACATGGCAATGAAGGAAGTCTCCGGACCGATCATCGCGATCGGCCTGGTGCTGTGTGCGGTGTTCGTACCGATGGCGTTCCTGACCGGTGTGACCGGCGACTTCTATCGCCAGTTCGCGGTCACCATCGCGATCTCGACGGTGATCTCGACGATCAACTCGCTGACCCTGTCGCCGGCGCTGGCGGCGATGCTGCTCAAGCCGCACGATGCACCCAAGGACCGCCTCGGCCGCCTGATCGATCGCCTGTTCGGCCGCGTGTTCCGCCCGTTCAACCGCTTCTTCGGGCGCAGTTCGGACAGGTACCAGAAGAGCGTCGCGCGCTCGCTGGGCCGTCGCGGCGGTGTGTTCGCGGTGTACGCCGGGCTGCTGCTGGCGACCGGGCTGATGTTCCAATGGGTGCCGGCCGGCTTCATCCCGGTGCAGGACAAGATGTACCTGATGGCCGGCGTCAACCTGCCTGCGGGCGCGTCGTTGTCGCGCACCAATGAGCTGTTGGACAAGGTCGCCGAGATCGCGATGGAAGACGAAGACGTCATCCACACCGTGCCCTTCCCCGGCCTGAACCCGCTGCAGTTCACCAACACGCCCAACTGGGGCGTGGCGTTCCTGACCCTCAAGCCGTTCGGCGAACGCAAGCGCACGGCCGAGCAGATCAACGCGGATATCAACCAGAAGATCGCCGGTTTGCAGGAAGGCCTCACGTTCTCGTTCATGCCGCCGCCGATCCAGGGCCTGGGCAATGGCTCGGGTTACCAGCTGTTCGTCCAGGACCGTGCCGGACTCGGCTACGGCGCGCTGCAGGAGGCGGTCAACGCGTTCCAGGGCGCGGTGGCGCAGACCCCGGGGATGGGCTTCCCGATCACCAGCTACCAGGCCAACGTGCCGCAGCTCGATGCGATCGTCGACCGCACCAAGGCCAAGGCCCAGGGCGTGCAGCTGACCGAACTGTTCGACACCCTGCAGACCTACCTGGGTTCGGCCTACGTCAACGACTTCAACCAGTTCGGACGCACCTGGCAGGTGATCGCCCAGGCCGATGCGCCGTTCCGCGACAGCGTCGAGGACATCGCCAACCTGCGGACCCGCAACGACCGCGGCGAGATGGTGCCGATCGGTTCGATGGTCAGCGTCCGTGAGACCTTCGGTCCCGACCCGGTGCTGCGCTACAACGGCTACCCGGCCGCCGACCTGGCCGGCGAATCCGATCCGCGCGTGCTGTCGTCGGCGCAGGCGATGGACCGGCTGACCGAGATGGGCGCCGCGGTGCTGCCCAACGGCATGAGCTTCGAATGGACCGACCTGAGCTTCCAGCAGGCCAACCAGAGCAAGGCCGCGCTCATCATCTTCCCGCTCGCGGTGATGCTGGTGTTCCTGGTGCTGGCCGCGCTGTACGAGAGCTGGACGCTGCCGCTGGCGATCATCCTGATCGTGCCGATGTGCATGCTGTCGGCGATGCTCGGCGTGTGGGCAACCGGCGGCGACAACAACATCTTCGTCCAGGTCGGACTGGTGGTGCTGATCGCGCTGGCGTGCAAGAACGCGATCCTGATCGTCGAGTTCGCCCGCGAGCTGGAGCAGCAGGGCATGGGCATCGTGGAGGCCGCGCTGGAAGCCTGCCGCCTGCGCCTGCGCCCGATCATCATGACCTCGATCACCTTCACCGCCGCGGTGGTGCCGCTGGTGCTGGCCGGCGGCGCCGGTGCCGAGGTGAGGCAGGCGCTGGGCATCGCGGTGTTCTTCGGCATGCTCGGGGTGACCGCGTTCGGCCTGTTCCTGACCCCGGTGTTCTATGTCGCCCTGCGCAAGTGGGCCGAGCGCGGCAAGACGCGCGAGCCTGCGGCATTGCCCCATGGCGACGACGTGGAGACTTCCCATGCCTGA
- a CDS encoding SDR family NAD(P)-dependent oxidoreductase: MSGTASLPVVVLGAAGGIGRGVVQAALDRGRPVIAVARNPEALESLRALAPNSPLLTLLQGAVDDDAAGAVLASRLRELDRPLGGVVACICGALRAGRLLDQPAELLRRRLDEDLLPHLAAARHLLPLLADVGRNSTYVLIGGPGGEQPWAGYGHRSVGTAALRMLARVLHDEARAQGVRVQLLSVDSPVRTGEQARHCCPRWPSALAVGQRALALVDRDGQPPVPPVIVRYADGGDQPMPLAEVVETAPAGSSNLQEGAATAPSELLPEGCQQPVRTLLDRLLPPRPPLSRSPHDKERPL, from the coding sequence ATGAGCGGGACAGCCTCCTTGCCGGTCGTGGTACTCGGCGCCGCCGGCGGTATCGGACGCGGCGTGGTGCAGGCCGCGCTCGATCGCGGCCGGCCGGTGATCGCGGTCGCGCGCAACCCCGAGGCGCTGGAGTCGCTGCGTGCGCTGGCGCCAAACTCGCCGCTGCTGACCCTGTTGCAGGGGGCCGTTGACGACGATGCGGCCGGTGCCGTCCTGGCTTCGCGCCTGCGCGAGCTCGACCGGCCGCTGGGCGGTGTGGTCGCCTGCATCTGCGGCGCATTGCGCGCCGGCCGCCTGCTCGACCAGCCGGCCGAGTTGCTGCGCCGCCGCCTCGACGAGGACCTGCTGCCGCACCTGGCCGCGGCTCGCCACCTGCTGCCATTGCTGGCCGATGTCGGCCGCAACAGCACCTATGTGCTGATCGGCGGCCCCGGGGGTGAACAGCCATGGGCCGGTTACGGCCACCGCTCGGTCGGCACGGCCGCGCTGCGCATGCTCGCCCGCGTCCTCCACGATGAAGCCCGCGCGCAGGGCGTGCGGGTGCAACTGCTCTCGGTCGACAGCCCGGTGCGGACCGGGGAACAGGCCCGCCATTGCTGCCCGCGCTGGCCGAGCGCGCTTGCCGTGGGTCAGCGTGCGCTGGCCCTGGTCGATCGCGACGGCCAGCCGCCGGTACCGCCGGTCATCGTCCGCTATGCCGACGGTGGCGACCAGCCGATGCCATTGGCAGAGGTTGTCGAAACCGCACCGGCCGGATCGTCAAACCTGCAGGAAGGCGCCGCTACGGCGCCATCGGAACTGCTGCCAGAAGGTTGTCAGCAGCCGGTCCGCACGCTGTTGGACAGGTTGTTGCCGCCACGCCCACCGCTTTCCCGTTCGCCGCACGACAAGGAACGCCCCTTATGA
- a CDS encoding LysR family transcriptional regulator, whose protein sequence is MARDLNDTLIFVKVVEAGSFIAAARALRLPKTTVSRKVQELESRLGAQLLHRTTRKLGLTEAGNVYYEHCQRIARELDEAESAVGQLQAGPRGWLRVTAPYSMGIERVAPLLGEFHARHPEVRVEMILSNDSLDLVDKEIDVALRVGALPDSNLVARRLAVLRTQVYASPHYIERHGEPLQPDDLRHHRTLAFPKFRRNGHYIWPLDDGNGLQEFTVDPIMVANDPAALRGALLCGEAMMLASDVMVRTHVEQGYLKRVLAGWTGPEYDLNAVFPRGHVQSPKVRAFVDFLVERVNLDVDYMEHVCPDVRGRCQLGADAQSDALKAELARVGATKKDTGQADETREKLPA, encoded by the coding sequence ATGGCCCGCGATCTCAACGACACCCTGATCTTCGTCAAGGTGGTGGAAGCCGGCAGTTTCATCGCCGCCGCCCGCGCCCTGCGCCTGCCCAAGACCACGGTCAGCCGCAAGGTGCAGGAACTGGAAAGCCGCCTCGGCGCCCAGCTGCTGCACCGGACCACCCGCAAACTCGGCCTGACCGAAGCCGGCAATGTCTACTACGAGCATTGCCAGCGCATCGCGCGCGAGCTCGACGAGGCCGAAAGCGCGGTCGGCCAGCTGCAGGCCGGTCCGCGTGGCTGGCTGCGGGTGACCGCGCCGTATTCGATGGGCATCGAGCGCGTCGCGCCGCTGCTGGGCGAGTTCCATGCCCGCCATCCGGAAGTCCGGGTCGAGATGATCCTCAGCAACGACAGCCTCGACCTGGTCGACAAGGAGATCGACGTCGCCCTGCGCGTCGGCGCCCTGCCCGACTCCAACCTGGTCGCGCGCCGGCTGGCGGTGCTGCGCACCCAGGTCTATGCCAGCCCGCACTACATCGAGCGCCACGGCGAACCGCTGCAGCCGGACGACCTGCGCCACCATCGCACCCTCGCGTTCCCGAAGTTCCGCCGCAACGGCCACTACATCTGGCCGCTCGACGACGGCAACGGGCTGCAGGAGTTCACCGTCGACCCGATCATGGTCGCCAACGATCCGGCCGCGCTGCGCGGCGCGCTGCTGTGCGGCGAGGCGATGATGCTGGCCTCCGACGTGATGGTCCGCACCCACGTCGAACAGGGCTACCTCAAGCGCGTGCTGGCCGGCTGGACCGGCCCCGAGTACGACCTCAACGCGGTGTTCCCGCGCGGCCACGTGCAATCGCCCAAGGTGCGCGCCTTCGTCGACTTCCTGGTCGAGCGGGTCAACCTCGACGTCGACTACATGGAGCACGTGTGCCCCGACGTCCGCGGTCGCTGCCAGCTCGGCGCCGACGCGCAGAGCGATGCACTCAAGGCCGAGCTGGCCCGGGTCGGGGCGACGAAGAAGGACACCGGCCAGGCCGACGAGACGCGCGAGAAGCTGCCCGCCTGA